The Phycisphaeraceae bacterium genome has a window encoding:
- a CDS encoding ABC transporter ATP-binding protein, with amino-acid sequence MSARLSAEFEKRFPRGAAIRMALDRPADAFSVTVLFGPSGCGKTTVLRCLAGLERPDAGTIRFDDESWFDADAHRCVPPQRRNVGFLHQDYALFPHLTVEENIGYGLRSLQREARRETVGVLMERLQLQGLGRRLPRQLSGGQQQRVALARAVARKPRLLLLDEPLSALDAMTRDELRRELRSILADLGVPCLLVTHDRLEAAALGDWAVVMDLGRVLQTGPLDEVFSRPVDGEVARMVGVETVIQAQVIQVRDGLATIRVGAGGVELTALAPDIREGPAAVCIRGEEVTLLSAAAAHTSARNQLSARVTSIMSDGPLVRVGLHCGFDLVALITRPAREELALREGSPVTVLIKAPAIHVIPRPTT; translated from the coding sequence ATGAGCGCACGACTCTCCGCCGAGTTCGAGAAGCGATTCCCGCGCGGCGCCGCCATCCGCATGGCGCTGGATCGTCCGGCCGACGCCTTCTCGGTGACGGTGCTCTTCGGGCCATCCGGCTGCGGCAAGACGACCGTGCTGCGGTGTCTGGCGGGGCTGGAGCGGCCGGATGCGGGAACGATCCGCTTCGATGACGAGTCGTGGTTTGACGCGGACGCCCATCGCTGCGTGCCCCCGCAGCGGCGCAACGTCGGATTCCTCCACCAGGACTACGCCCTCTTTCCCCACCTGACCGTCGAAGAGAACATCGGCTACGGCCTCCGCTCGCTGCAGCGCGAAGCGCGCCGAGAGACGGTGGGGGTGCTCATGGAGCGACTGCAACTCCAAGGGCTTGGGCGACGGCTTCCGCGGCAACTTTCCGGGGGTCAGCAGCAGCGCGTGGCCCTGGCCCGTGCGGTGGCCCGCAAGCCGCGCCTGCTTCTGCTTGATGAGCCGCTCTCGGCGCTCGATGCCATGACCCGTGATGAACTCCGCCGCGAACTTCGATCGATCCTGGCCGATCTCGGCGTCCCCTGCCTGCTGGTGACGCACGATCGGCTGGAGGCCGCCGCCCTGGGAGACTGGGCCGTGGTGATGGACCTGGGCCGGGTGCTTCAGACCGGCCCCCTCGACGAGGTGTTCTCGCGCCCCGTGGACGGTGAAGTCGCCCGCATGGTCGGCGTCGAAACGGTGATTCAGGCGCAGGTGATCCAGGTGCGGGATGGTCTGGCGACCATCCGCGTGGGCGCGGGGGGCGTGGAGCTCACCGCCCTGGCCCCCGATATCCGCGAAGGTCCGGCCGCCGTGTGCATCCGCGGCGAAGAGGTGACGCTGCTGAGCGCCGCGGCGGCGCACACCAGCGCGCGGAACCAACTGTCGGCCCGGGTGACGTCGATCATGTCGGACGGCCCGCTGGTCCGCGTCGGCCTGCACTGCGGCTTCGATCTGGTCGCCCTCATCACCCGCCCCGCGCGGGAGGAGCTGGCCCTGCGTGAGGGGTCGCCTGTCACGGTCCTCATCAAGGCCCCGGCGATTCACGTGATTCCGCGACCGACAACATGA
- the modB gene encoding molybdate ABC transporter permease subunit, with translation MDWNAIWLSLRLAACTTVVLLVVGMPLAMWLAWSRFRGRFFVDALVALPLVLPPTVLGFYILWATGPRSPIGQAYESLTGGTLPFSFAGLLLASVLFNLPFAVRPFVASFAAVDKRLIEASWALGESRLATFRRVVLPLSWPGVLAGMVLSFSHTVGEFGVVLMVGGAIPGVTRTISIAIYDDVQTLNYAAAHQTALLLLGFSFIALCITYGLQRRADAA, from the coding sequence ATGGACTGGAACGCCATCTGGCTCTCGCTCCGACTGGCCGCCTGCACCACGGTTGTTCTTCTGGTTGTGGGAATGCCCTTGGCCATGTGGCTGGCGTGGTCGAGGTTCCGAGGGCGATTCTTCGTGGATGCGCTGGTGGCGTTGCCGCTCGTCCTGCCGCCCACCGTGCTGGGGTTCTACATCCTCTGGGCGACCGGACCGCGCAGCCCGATCGGGCAGGCCTATGAATCGCTGACGGGCGGGACGCTTCCGTTTTCCTTCGCGGGTCTGCTGCTGGCGTCGGTGCTGTTCAACCTGCCTTTCGCCGTGCGTCCGTTTGTGGCATCGTTCGCGGCGGTGGACAAGCGGTTGATCGAGGCCTCGTGGGCGCTGGGCGAGTCCCGGTTGGCGACGTTCCGGCGGGTGGTGCTGCCGCTCTCCTGGCCCGGCGTGCTGGCGGGGATGGTGCTCTCCTTCTCGCACACGGTGGGAGAATTCGGCGTGGTGCTCATGGTCGGCGGGGCGATCCCCGGCGTCACCCGCACCATCTCCATCGCCATCTACGACGACGTGCAGACGCTCAACTATGCCGCCGCCCACCAGACGGCGCTGCTGCTGCTGGGGTTCTCCTTCATCGCGCTCTGCATCACCTACGGGCTTCAACGCCGGGCGGACGCCGCATGA
- the modA gene encoding molybdate ABC transporter substrate-binding protein: MRLTPGSRRLGRHVITVTVLIVIAAAWCAVTSCGENRSASSAETGSRPPQTVRAIRVAAAADLKFALDEVIDAFHARQSSIRVTPIYGSSGSFHTQISQGAPFDIYLSADVAYVDRLIDAGLAERDSRFIYAFGRLVIWARKESPIDLENLGFSALTNESVRRIAIANPAHAPYGRAAEAALRGHALYDQVRDRLVLGENIAQAAQFVESGAAEIGIIALSLALSPAMQDHGTMRLIPLEDHPPLEQGGAVLTRSTDSEAARRFTAFLLGDEGRVILARYGFLLPGT, encoded by the coding sequence ATGCGACTCACGCCAGGAAGCAGGAGACTTGGGCGCCATGTCATCACGGTGACAGTCCTGATCGTGATCGCGGCGGCATGGTGCGCCGTCACGAGCTGCGGCGAGAACCGGAGTGCATCATCCGCCGAGACGGGGTCACGACCGCCGCAAACCGTCCGCGCCATTCGCGTGGCGGCGGCGGCGGACCTGAAGTTCGCCCTCGATGAGGTCATCGACGCCTTTCACGCCCGGCAGAGTTCCATCCGCGTCACCCCCATCTACGGGTCGTCCGGCAGCTTCCATACGCAGATCAGCCAGGGTGCGCCCTTCGACATCTATCTTTCGGCGGATGTCGCGTACGTCGATCGACTGATCGACGCGGGCCTGGCGGAACGGGATTCGCGGTTCATCTACGCCTTCGGGCGGCTGGTGATCTGGGCGCGGAAGGAGTCGCCGATCGACCTGGAGAATCTCGGCTTCAGCGCTCTGACCAACGAATCGGTGCGGCGTATCGCCATCGCCAACCCGGCACACGCGCCGTATGGGCGCGCGGCGGAAGCGGCCCTGCGCGGGCACGCGCTGTACGACCAGGTGCGCGATCGCCTCGTGCTGGGCGAGAACATCGCGCAGGCGGCCCAGTTCGTGGAATCCGGCGCGGCGGAAATCGGCATCATCGCCCTGTCTCTCGCCCTCTCGCCCGCCATGCAGGATCACGGGACAATGCGGCTGATTCCGCTGGAGGATCATCCCCCGCTGGAGCAGGGCGGAGCGGTGCTCACGCGCTCGACCGACTCCGAAGCGGCGCGCCGGTTCACGGCCTTCCTCCTGGGTGACGAGGGGCGCGTCATTCTGGCCAGATATGGGTTTCTTCTCCCCGGAACGTGA
- a CDS encoding bifunctional 5,10-methylenetetrahydrofolate dehydrogenase/5,10-methenyltetrahydrofolate cyclohydrolase codes for MTARIIDGRALAEAIRGDVRRRVAALKAAHRAVRLDALLVGADAAGEIYARNQAASCAEVGIEYKLHRLPDGAGYEEVAGRVLLMNADEAIAAIMVHLPLPPGVDTERIHALIDPEKDVEGVNPANIGRVVYGRRSLVPCTALAVMEMIESTGVELRGARCVCVGASNIVGKPVAILLMRAEATTVSTNKYTRDLAAETRQADVLISAAGVPNLIRGDMVKPGAVVVDVGICRVTGPDGRSRTVGDVCFEEVVQVASHVSPVPGGVGPVTVAAMLRNTVEAAER; via the coding sequence ATGACGGCTCGCATCATCGACGGTAGGGCATTGGCGGAGGCGATTCGCGGAGACGTGCGACGGCGGGTGGCGGCGCTGAAGGCGGCGCACCGCGCGGTGCGGCTGGACGCCCTGCTGGTCGGGGCCGACGCGGCGGGGGAGATTTACGCCCGCAACCAGGCGGCTTCCTGCGCCGAGGTGGGCATCGAGTACAAACTTCATCGCCTGCCCGATGGAGCGGGCTACGAGGAGGTCGCCGGGCGCGTGCTGCTGATGAACGCCGACGAGGCCATCGCGGCGATCATGGTGCATCTGCCCCTGCCGCCGGGCGTCGATACGGAGCGTATCCACGCCCTGATCGACCCGGAGAAGGACGTCGAGGGCGTCAACCCGGCCAATATCGGGCGCGTGGTGTACGGCCGTCGCTCGCTGGTGCCTTGCACCGCGCTGGCGGTGATGGAGATGATCGAATCAACCGGCGTGGAGTTGCGCGGGGCGCGGTGCGTGTGCGTGGGGGCGAGCAACATCGTGGGCAAGCCGGTGGCGATTCTGCTCATGCGGGCCGAGGCCACGACCGTCTCGACCAACAAGTACACGCGCGACCTGGCCGCCGAGACGCGCCAGGCGGATGTGCTCATCTCCGCCGCGGGCGTGCCCAACCTGATCCGCGGCGACATGGTCAAGCCCGGCGCGGTCGTGGTGGATGTGGGCATCTGCCGCGTGACCGGACCGGACGGCAGGTCACGCACGGTGGGGGACGTCTGCTTCGAGGAAGTCGTGCAGGTCGCCTCGCATGTGTCGCCCGTGCCGGGCGGCGTGGGGCCGGTCACCGTCGCCGCCATGCTGCGCAACACCGTCGAGGCAGCGGAAAGATGA
- a CDS encoding aminotransferase class IV: protein MRVYLNGDILDSERAAISPFDRGFLFGDGVYEAVLFFNRVGVGMELHVERLGRSLDRAGITGFDPSTFHDIARDLLADSGIDNAMIYLQVTRGVQMPRKHLPGPRMTPTVFAYANPVAGLESMREPQSIRCVIVPDDRWAHCAIKSTSLIANVLAGMEGARRDADEVIQHRGGWITEGAMSNVFVVRRNVVLTPPDDAYPSILSGVMRRMLLDAAAGSRFRVEVRPVHIDEVRQADEAFITSSRRLLDAVTSIDGSPVGAGAVGPVTRGLFDLLRARVAEQCAVHLQSCP from the coding sequence ATGCGCGTCTACCTCAACGGCGATATTCTCGATTCAGAACGGGCGGCCATCAGCCCGTTCGACCGCGGATTTCTCTTTGGCGACGGCGTCTATGAGGCCGTGCTCTTCTTCAACCGCGTGGGTGTGGGAATGGAACTGCACGTCGAGCGGCTGGGACGCAGTCTCGACCGCGCGGGCATCACGGGGTTCGACCCGTCCACGTTTCACGACATCGCCCGCGATCTGCTGGCGGACTCCGGAATCGACAACGCCATGATCTACCTGCAGGTGACGCGGGGCGTACAGATGCCGCGCAAGCACCTGCCCGGGCCGCGCATGACCCCCACCGTCTTCGCCTACGCCAACCCCGTCGCGGGGCTGGAGAGCATGCGCGAGCCGCAATCCATCCGTTGCGTCATCGTGCCGGATGATCGCTGGGCCCACTGCGCCATCAAGTCCACCAGTCTCATCGCCAACGTGCTGGCGGGCATGGAAGGCGCACGGCGCGACGCGGATGAAGTCATCCAGCACCGGGGCGGCTGGATCACCGAGGGCGCGATGAGCAACGTATTCGTCGTGCGCCGCAACGTCGTCCTCACGCCGCCCGATGACGCCTACCCGTCGATCCTCTCCGGCGTGATGCGGCGCATGCTCCTCGATGCGGCGGCGGGTTCGCGGTTCCGCGTCGAAGTGCGACCCGTCCACATCGATGAAGTGCGGCAGGCGGACGAGGCCTTCATCACCTCCAGCCGACGCCTGCTCGACGCCGTCACGTCCATCGACGGCAGCCCCGTGGGCGCGGGGGCGGTCGGACCCGTCACGCGGGGGCTGTTCGACCTGCTGCGGGCCAGGGTCGCGGAGCAGTGCGCGGTCCACCTACAATCCTGTCCATGA
- a CDS encoding type III pantothenate kinase: MTSTRLSFIGLNIGNTRTQIGRFVDGAPTAERKIDNADVRLVLAAVLEECRALGGEGRTIVVVASVNDRVASQVESGLADTGKVDLYRIGEDLPVPIGTRLDPETITGVDRLLNAAAAFAVMKQACVIVDAGTAVTVDFVDGEGTFHGGAIAPGARMQLKSMHGGTAALPELDFRAPDDEPFGRNTAQAMLQGVFHGIRGLVWKLVERYAESYGAFPPVIATGGDAATLFQGDGLVDRIVPDLTLRGMAEAVRQSLDSPNDEAATHDHG, encoded by the coding sequence ATGACCAGCACCCGGCTGTCGTTCATCGGCCTGAACATCGGCAACACACGCACCCAGATCGGGCGTTTCGTGGACGGCGCGCCGACCGCCGAGCGCAAGATCGACAACGCCGACGTGCGGCTGGTGCTCGCCGCGGTGCTCGAGGAGTGCCGGGCGCTGGGCGGCGAAGGGCGCACCATCGTCGTGGTGGCCTCCGTCAACGACCGCGTCGCCTCGCAGGTCGAGTCGGGGCTGGCGGACACCGGCAAGGTCGATCTCTACCGGATCGGCGAGGACCTGCCGGTGCCCATCGGCACGCGGCTCGACCCGGAGACGATCACGGGCGTCGATCGGCTGCTCAACGCCGCCGCCGCCTTCGCGGTGATGAAGCAGGCGTGCGTGATCGTGGACGCGGGCACCGCCGTCACGGTGGACTTCGTGGACGGCGAGGGCACGTTTCATGGCGGGGCCATCGCGCCGGGCGCCCGCATGCAACTGAAGTCGATGCACGGGGGCACGGCGGCGCTGCCCGAGCTCGACTTCCGCGCTCCGGACGACGAGCCCTTCGGACGCAACACCGCCCAGGCCATGCTGCAGGGCGTGTTCCACGGCATCCGCGGGCTGGTGTGGAAACTGGTCGAGCGGTACGCCGAATCGTACGGCGCCTTCCCGCCCGTCATCGCCACGGGTGGGGACGCGGCGACGCTCTTCCAGGGCGACGGGCTGGTGGATCGCATCGTGCCCGATCTCACCCTGCGAGGAATGGCCGAGGCGGTGCGGCAGTCGCTCGATTCGCCGAACGATGAAGCGGCGACCCATGACCACGGCTGA